A genomic region of Fodinisporobacter ferrooxydans contains the following coding sequences:
- a CDS encoding flagellin codes for MIIQDNLMGLNALNNLNFNQLQQQNSMEKLSSGYRINTAADDAAGWAISEKMSNQVNGLNQAARNAQDAISLVQTAQGAFTQVTNILTRMRELAVQASSDTNTTADRAQTQKEISQLATELNQIASTTQFNKKNLLDGSNASLTFQVGANNGQTMTVSMYNVKGSIGGTAINSISVSTLTNAQNAITSLDGMISTVSGYSANLGAVQNRLQFSIDNLNTASQNLTAANSRVKDVNMAAEMMNFTKNQILVQAGTAMLAQANQAPQAVLRLLG; via the coding sequence ATGATTATTCAAGACAATCTGATGGGGTTAAACGCCCTGAACAACCTGAATTTTAATCAGTTGCAACAGCAAAATTCGATGGAAAAATTGTCTTCCGGTTACCGGATCAATACTGCCGCAGATGATGCTGCAGGATGGGCGATTTCCGAGAAAATGTCGAATCAGGTCAATGGTTTGAACCAAGCGGCACGAAATGCGCAAGATGCTATTTCTTTGGTTCAAACAGCGCAGGGTGCATTTACTCAGGTAACCAACATTTTGACTCGGATGCGGGAGCTGGCAGTACAGGCGTCGAGTGATACAAACACCACTGCTGACAGAGCCCAGACACAAAAAGAAATTAGTCAGCTTGCAACAGAACTAAATCAAATCGCTTCAACTACTCAGTTTAACAAAAAGAACTTGCTGGATGGTTCGAATGCGTCGCTTACATTCCAGGTTGGAGCCAATAATGGCCAAACTATGACTGTTTCCATGTACAATGTGAAAGGTTCGATTGGCGGTACTGCGATCAACTCAATTTCAGTATCTACATTGACTAATGCGCAGAATGCAATCACAAGTTTGGATGGGATGATCTCCACAGTTTCCGGTTACAGTGCGAATCTTGGAGCTGTACAAAACCGTCTCCAGTTTTCCATTGACAACTTGAATACCGCTTCACAAAATCTGACTGCCGCCAACTCCCGTGTAAAAGACGTAAACATGGCTGCGGAAATGATGAACTTCACAAAGAACCAAATTCTTGTACAAGCAGGCACAGCGATGCTGGCGCAAGCAAACCAAGCGCCTCAAGCGGTTCTCCGTCTGCTCGGTTAA
- the csrA gene encoding carbon storage regulator CsrA has protein sequence MLVLTRKTGESIVINGEIEVQIIEIKGEQVRLGIKAPDEVKVYRKEIYSAILQENKQAANTAQIEKLQDLLKKMK, from the coding sequence ATGCTCGTTCTGACGAGAAAAACCGGTGAATCCATTGTGATCAATGGGGAAATTGAAGTGCAGATTATAGAAATAAAAGGTGAGCAAGTGCGTTTGGGCATTAAGGCTCCCGATGAAGTAAAAGTATACAGAAAAGAAATTTATTCTGCCATTCTTCAGGAAAACAAACAAGCAGCCAATACAGCGCAAATAGAAAAATTGCAAGATTTGCTAAAAAAAATGAAATAA
- the fliW gene encoding flagellar assembly protein FliW, with translation MEVQTSKFGLLAIEETQIVFFAKGVPGFPQAKRYVMIDLEEYRPFLFMQSIDEPDLMFLLVNPYQYFTGFPDVETIAGEAGWSMEEKERLLVRVIATISEKEGITVNLLAPILIHTKFHIGEQVILQKLKGLMTRHPIAFQSMEELEVGS, from the coding sequence ATGGAGGTACAAACAAGCAAATTTGGTCTTCTTGCGATAGAAGAAACACAAATCGTCTTTTTTGCGAAAGGTGTGCCTGGGTTTCCGCAGGCGAAACGGTATGTCATGATTGATCTGGAAGAATATCGACCATTTCTCTTTATGCAATCGATTGACGAACCGGATTTGATGTTTCTTCTGGTAAATCCTTATCAATATTTTACCGGTTTCCCTGATGTGGAAACGATAGCCGGAGAAGCGGGATGGTCCATGGAGGAGAAGGAACGCTTGCTGGTACGGGTAATTGCCACGATTTCCGAGAAGGAAGGAATTACTGTCAATCTTTTGGCTCCCATTTTGATTCATACGAAGTTTCACATTGGCGAGCAAGTGATACTGCAGAAGCTGAAAGGTCTGATGACCCGCCATCCCATCGCGTTTCAATCGATGGAGGAGTTGGAGGTGGGGTCTTAA
- a CDS encoding IS701 family transposase: protein MSHNTTIPNHEAIINFLKSRRLSLYVSKPALRHIQEFFIAATAKGYRGKVVDIAEWSSCHRTSIGHFLSDGVWDESYIQRLVKQESLSFVLSHAKQTEQPIFVIHDDTVSEKTKPSSQAKHPIEQTDYHHSHLKGKTVWGHQVQATIVQCGEHSLIHDIHRYDKSSQSKIDDACDLAKTMPIPLYSGYALVDSWYTCPKLMNTYAERGYHLIGALKTNRIVYPKGIRVPISTFASYVTKQDVCLVTVNGSTYWVYRYEGALNGIENAVVLLCWPLDAFQNSKALHAFLCTDVSLETQTILDYYSRRWPIEIFFRQTKQNLGFDGYQVRSIRAIERLWILLSLTHLYCTIGLGQPSKFGDGLIMVRKQVKVDYVQWIYESAKNQVPIEAVLQQLKLA, encoded by the coding sequence ATGTCTCATAATACTACCATACCAAACCACGAAGCAATAATCAATTTCTTAAAAAGCCGTAGGCTATCCTTATATGTTTCAAAGCCTGCCTTGCGGCATATTCAAGAATTTTTTATTGCAGCTACCGCTAAAGGGTATCGTGGTAAAGTGGTAGATATAGCGGAATGGAGTTCATGTCATCGAACATCCATTGGACACTTTCTCTCGGATGGTGTTTGGGACGAATCGTATATCCAAAGACTTGTAAAACAAGAATCGCTTTCATTTGTTTTGTCTCATGCCAAACAAACAGAACAGCCTATTTTTGTGATTCATGATGATACTGTTAGTGAGAAGACAAAGCCTTCGTCACAGGCAAAACACCCAATCGAACAAACAGACTACCATCATTCCCACTTAAAAGGAAAAACCGTTTGGGGTCATCAAGTTCAGGCTACGATTGTTCAATGTGGAGAACATTCTCTCATTCATGATATTCACCGTTATGATAAATCGAGCCAAAGCAAAATTGATGACGCTTGTGATTTGGCCAAAACCATGCCGATTCCACTTTATTCTGGATATGCATTGGTCGATTCATGGTATACATGCCCAAAACTTATGAATACTTATGCAGAGCGAGGATACCATTTAATTGGTGCACTCAAAACAAACCGCATTGTCTATCCCAAAGGGATTCGAGTTCCAATTAGTACCTTCGCATCGTATGTGACCAAACAGGACGTTTGCCTCGTGACCGTAAACGGATCTACCTATTGGGTGTATCGATATGAAGGAGCTTTAAATGGCATTGAGAATGCGGTGGTACTCCTTTGCTGGCCATTGGATGCGTTTCAAAATTCGAAAGCATTACATGCGTTTCTGTGTACAGATGTATCCTTAGAGACACAAACCATCCTTGATTATTATAGTCGCCGTTGGCCGATCGAGATTTTCTTTCGGCAAACTAAACAAAATCTAGGTTTTGATGGATATCAAGTTCGTTCCATTCGTGCAATAGAACGACTTTGGATACTACTTTCGCTGACACATTTATATTGCACCATCGGTTTAGGTCAGCCTTCAAAATTTGGAGATGGACTTATAATGGTACGAAAGCAAGTAAAAGTGGACTACGTCCAATGGATTTATGAATCTGCAAAGAATCAAGTACCTATTGAAGCTGTTTTGCAACAATTAAAGCTGGCCTAG
- a CDS encoding DUF6470 family protein — protein sequence MVPQLEIHQVSGLIAIHQTIAKIHIQQLPANMTIHQQPATMRIHASEGQLAIDQSEQFAEEGLMSSGQLEKQAAQDGHNAALAYIAKTAADGDQLKSDFKNKNAIADMAAKNSQPPVHDFNVGLIPNTPIHISYKSAPVQIDVQANNPQIHASPNPVRFHTELGKVRISMARYPSITIQVAGTQFDSKI from the coding sequence ATGGTTCCCCAACTGGAGATACATCAGGTATCCGGATTGATCGCGATTCATCAGACGATTGCCAAAATACACATTCAGCAGTTGCCTGCAAACATGACCATTCATCAACAACCTGCCACAATGCGCATTCATGCGTCTGAGGGGCAGTTGGCCATTGACCAGTCAGAGCAGTTTGCAGAGGAAGGGCTTATGTCTTCCGGTCAATTGGAAAAACAGGCAGCCCAAGACGGGCACAACGCGGCGCTCGCCTATATTGCAAAAACAGCAGCAGATGGCGATCAATTGAAATCCGATTTTAAAAACAAAAATGCAATTGCGGATATGGCTGCCAAGAACTCCCAACCGCCTGTGCATGATTTTAATGTAGGTCTGATACCGAATACACCGATTCATATTTCCTACAAGTCGGCTCCTGTCCAAATCGATGTACAGGCAAACAATCCGCAAATCCATGCATCTCCAAACCCGGTGCGATTTCATACGGAATTGGGAAAGGTTCGGATTTCTATGGCTCGTTATCCGTCTATTACAATACAGGTTGCGGGTACTCAGTTCGATTCCAAAATTTAG
- the flgL gene encoding flagellar hook-associated protein FlgL, producing MRITQTMLNQNMLFNLENNTNRLAQYQEQLSTGKKLNAPSDDPVGTGLVLQYKTALAQNDQYTQNAGNAQSWLNNTDTQLSQVSTVMQRIREIAVQAANGTNSADEFSAIGSELEQLKGQLVQVGNSQFDGQYVFNGQMVNQQPYDPNNPTAKDPDTRTIQYQVDENTTIPVNVSGADVFGKSAETDNVFTVLQNLETALKSGNTTTAQSAAENSLSLIDSRISKINNASADVGARLNRVQLITNRLSDSKLNLTKLLSNVQDADMAKVITNLKTAENVQQAALAAGSRIIVSTLVDFLK from the coding sequence GTGAGAATTACACAAACCATGTTAAATCAAAATATGCTTTTTAATTTGGAAAATAACACAAATCGACTCGCTCAATACCAGGAACAGCTCTCTACAGGGAAAAAATTGAATGCTCCTTCCGATGATCCGGTCGGTACGGGATTGGTGTTGCAATATAAGACCGCATTGGCGCAAAATGATCAATACACGCAAAACGCCGGCAATGCACAAAGCTGGTTAAACAATACGGACACGCAGTTGAGTCAGGTATCGACTGTCATGCAACGAATTCGCGAGATCGCGGTGCAGGCTGCCAATGGAACAAACAGTGCGGACGAGTTTTCGGCGATCGGAAGTGAATTGGAACAGTTGAAGGGTCAACTGGTGCAAGTCGGGAATTCACAATTTGACGGCCAATATGTATTTAATGGCCAAATGGTGAATCAGCAACCGTATGATCCGAACAATCCGACTGCCAAAGATCCGGATACGCGAACCATTCAGTATCAGGTGGATGAAAATACGACAATTCCTGTCAACGTGAGCGGTGCAGATGTATTTGGAAAATCGGCGGAAACGGATAATGTGTTTACTGTCCTGCAGAATCTGGAAACCGCTTTGAAATCCGGCAACACCACTACAGCACAGTCAGCTGCTGAAAATTCCTTGAGTTTGATCGATTCACGGATTTCCAAAATAAACAATGCGAGCGCTGATGTTGGAGCGCGCTTGAATCGTGTTCAGTTGATTACAAACCGTTTATCAGATTCGAAGCTGAATTTGACAAAGCTTCTGTCAAATGTCCAGGATGCGGATATGGCGAAAGTCATAACAAATTTAAAAACGGCGGAGAATGTGCAGCAGGCAGCGTTGGCTGCTGGCTCACGTATTATCGTTTCTACTTTAGTAGACTTTCTAAAATAG
- the flgK gene encoding flagellar hook-associated protein FlgK, translated as MISTFHGLELLKRALFANEAMMNTAGHNISNANTPGYSRQRVDLTEDTPMFEPGLTRSETAGQIGTGVVMSDITRIRSSFLDQQYRDNNSTLSQWTENQTTMNQIQAVFNEPSDTGISTVMTQFFNAWAQLANPQSSNDPSARSVVQERAQTLTNTLNSTAKSLQDTQTNLLNGVQADVKQVNVYLQQISGLTQQINTIEASSSDKANDLRDQRDEALDQLSKLTDVTVAEGNGTYTVKIGGQTVVNASGTATPTVTQLTADASGNLSIPVASGELKGYSDSIANVTNYQSMLNTMVNTFVQGNAQVSLPNTYAFPANTTSMPFDAVLPDGTKLSKGDPVSNIPAKYNGELPTGTTITVAGFNGLHQLGYTAQSPSTNAPAFFQTSDGSSTFTAANIKVSDAITSDIRNIAATTQAQPDANGNLQAVAGNGDLAAMASNFGSSVLDFSNAPANGITYPQGTVTGYYNAIIDQIGIQGQQANQNVTNQQALVNQISNQRQSVSGVSIDEEMANMIKYQQSYNAAAKMVSVMDQMFNTINSMVQ; from the coding sequence GTGATTTCAACATTTCATGGACTCGAATTATTAAAACGCGCATTATTTGCCAATGAGGCAATGATGAATACAGCCGGCCACAATATCTCAAATGCGAATACGCCGGGCTATTCCCGCCAGCGCGTCGACCTTACGGAAGATACCCCCATGTTTGAGCCGGGACTGACCCGCTCCGAGACTGCCGGGCAAATCGGCACAGGTGTAGTGATGTCCGATATTACCCGCATTCGGAGTTCCTTTTTGGATCAGCAGTATAGGGATAATAACAGCACTCTAAGCCAATGGACGGAGAATCAAACGACGATGAATCAGATTCAGGCAGTTTTCAATGAACCTTCCGATACGGGGATAAGTACGGTTATGACACAATTCTTTAATGCGTGGGCACAGTTGGCAAACCCGCAATCTTCCAATGATCCGTCTGCCCGATCTGTTGTTCAGGAGCGTGCTCAAACACTGACAAATACGCTGAATAGTACGGCGAAAAGTTTGCAGGATACACAAACAAATCTGCTGAACGGGGTGCAGGCGGATGTAAAACAGGTAAACGTGTATCTTCAGCAAATTTCCGGCTTAACTCAGCAAATCAATACGATAGAGGCATCCAGCAGCGATAAGGCCAATGATTTGCGTGACCAGCGGGATGAAGCGTTGGATCAGTTGTCAAAATTGACGGATGTCACTGTTGCTGAAGGAAACGGTACATATACCGTGAAAATTGGCGGGCAAACAGTTGTCAATGCCTCCGGTACTGCAACACCGACAGTTACACAGCTAACGGCGGATGCTTCCGGGAATCTGTCTATTCCGGTTGCGAGCGGGGAGTTGAAGGGATACTCTGACTCGATTGCAAATGTCACCAATTATCAGAGCATGTTAAACACAATGGTCAATACTTTTGTACAGGGAAACGCACAAGTAAGTTTGCCGAATACTTATGCGTTTCCGGCCAATACGACAAGTATGCCGTTTGATGCAGTATTGCCGGATGGTACGAAACTTTCAAAAGGTGATCCTGTTTCAAATATTCCCGCAAAATATAACGGTGAATTGCCAACTGGAACAACTATTACAGTAGCAGGATTTAACGGTTTGCATCAGTTAGGGTATACAGCGCAAAGCCCGTCGACAAATGCCCCTGCTTTTTTTCAGACATCCGACGGGAGTTCTACTTTTACTGCTGCCAATATTAAAGTGAGCGATGCTATTACAAGTGATATTCGGAACATTGCTGCAACAACACAAGCGCAACCGGACGCAAATGGGAATTTGCAAGCAGTAGCGGGAAATGGCGATCTGGCCGCGATGGCATCCAATTTCGGCAGCAGTGTATTGGATTTTTCCAATGCCCCTGCGAACGGAATTACATATCCGCAAGGAACGGTCACCGGTTATTATAATGCCATTATCGATCAAATCGGGATTCAAGGGCAGCAAGCAAACCAAAATGTGACGAATCAACAGGCATTAGTGAATCAAATTAGCAACCAGCGTCAATCTGTCAGCGGTGTCTCGATTGATGAAGAAATGGCGAATATGATCAAATACCAACAATCGTATAACGCTGCAGCGAAAATGGTATCCGTTATGGATCAGATGTTCAACACGATCAATAGTATGGTGCAGTAA
- a CDS encoding flagellar protein FlgN yields MSQLALLLDTVEKLYDAHVELLQLADRKKDVLIQGDIKELDRIVQEEMGYFKLLSSLEQKRLQELKFIAMQERIPEQDLTLSRLQILTRNEDEKKRMNHLNNEFPKIYQELKEKNDLNARLLYQSLQFVHHTMQLLYPDPQDVTYQPADAGSYGKQQTSLYDFKA; encoded by the coding sequence ATGAGCCAACTTGCCTTGTTATTGGATACAGTTGAAAAACTATATGATGCACATGTGGAATTGTTGCAATTGGCTGACCGGAAAAAAGATGTATTGATTCAAGGCGATATAAAAGAATTGGATCGGATTGTGCAAGAAGAAATGGGATATTTTAAACTCCTGTCTTCCCTTGAACAAAAGCGTCTGCAAGAGTTGAAATTTATAGCCATGCAAGAGCGAATCCCCGAGCAAGATCTTACATTGTCAAGACTGCAAATACTCACACGAAACGAAGACGAAAAAAAACGAATGAACCACCTGAACAATGAATTTCCAAAAATCTATCAAGAATTAAAAGAGAAAAATGACTTGAATGCGCGTCTTTTATACCAATCGTTGCAATTCGTCCATCATACGATGCAATTGCTCTATCCGGATCCGCAAGATGTTACATATCAACCCGCAGATGCGGGCAGCTATGGCAAGCAACAAACATCTTTGTATGATTTCAAGGCATAG
- a CDS encoding flagellar biosynthesis anti-sigma factor FlgM, protein MKINESQPVQRVNPYQKHSYSGRDSNQIKSERKTDQVSISEEAIHLAQTPDAEESAVQQAERANRENRIHDLKSSIQDGTYAVDAREVARKVYDAFSQSQS, encoded by the coding sequence GTGAAAATCAATGAATCGCAGCCTGTCCAGCGCGTCAATCCATATCAGAAGCATTCCTATTCCGGTCGGGACTCAAATCAGATAAAATCGGAACGGAAGACAGATCAAGTGTCGATTTCCGAAGAAGCGATTCACTTGGCGCAGACGCCGGATGCAGAGGAATCGGCAGTACAACAAGCAGAACGTGCGAATCGGGAAAACCGAATCCATGATTTAAAGTCATCGATTCAAGATGGAACATATGCCGTGGATGCACGGGAAGTGGCACGGAAGGTCTATGACGCATTTTCACAATCTCAATCTTGA
- a CDS encoding TIGR03826 family flagellar region protein, producing the protein MALANCPLCGKLFNKALRDVCPDCIRAEDEAFHTVRDYLREHKNAKPYEVSEATEVPLGTIYKFVREGRLIAYHYPGLHYECERCGAPITKGKICDDCMKNSLQHVQKLKEAVAADREMKMYNQSKSGYYSNIKNDFDKKF; encoded by the coding sequence ATGGCATTAGCAAACTGTCCTCTGTGCGGGAAGTTGTTTAATAAAGCGTTGCGGGATGTCTGTCCGGATTGCATTCGGGCGGAAGATGAAGCGTTTCATACCGTTCGCGATTATCTGCGCGAACATAAGAATGCCAAGCCTTACGAGGTATCGGAAGCGACAGAGGTTCCTCTTGGCACGATTTACAAATTTGTGCGGGAAGGCCGTTTGATTGCTTACCATTATCCGGGCCTGCACTATGAATGCGAGCGTTGCGGAGCACCTATTACAAAAGGCAAGATTTGTGATGATTGTATGAAAAACTCGCTGCAGCATGTGCAAAAACTGAAAGAAGCAGTAGCGGCAGATCGGGAAATGAAAATGTATAATCAATCGAAATCCGGCTATTATTCGAATATAAAAAATGATTTTGATAAAAAATTTTAG
- a CDS encoding ComF family protein → MEHERPFVFARAAVRYKDTAKDLIRILKFERNLEAVHWLGIWLCEAWTRYFAEIPFDYIVPVPLHPDRLRHRGFNQAYVLAKQLSEYSGIPILEPLQRISTRSSQASRTRIERLRSFEGAFQCSETFHNKVSNANILLVDDVFTTGATVEACTKELLHKGCTGVWVLTVAR, encoded by the coding sequence ATGGAACATGAGCGGCCCTTTGTTTTTGCCCGTGCAGCGGTTCGCTATAAAGATACGGCGAAAGATCTGATCCGGATTTTAAAATTCGAACGGAATCTGGAAGCGGTTCACTGGTTAGGCATATGGCTGTGTGAAGCTTGGACCCGGTATTTTGCCGAAATTCCTTTTGACTATATCGTACCGGTACCGCTTCATCCAGACCGCTTGCGTCATCGCGGATTTAATCAAGCGTATGTTTTGGCAAAGCAACTTAGCGAATATTCCGGAATACCTATTCTGGAGCCTCTCCAGCGCATTTCCACGCGCAGCAGCCAAGCATCCCGAACTCGCATCGAGCGCTTGCGGTCGTTCGAAGGAGCTTTTCAATGTTCGGAAACATTTCATAACAAGGTTAGCAATGCAAATATTTTGTTGGTGGATGATGTTTTTACAACCGGTGCGACGGTGGAAGCATGTACCAAGGAATTGTTGCACAAGGGATGCACAGGTGTATGGGTGTTGACAGTTGCCCGGTGA
- a CDS encoding DegV family protein: MAKIAIVTDSTAAIPPEVAQELNIFILPLVVNLGEDSFKEGIDIHTDQFFQLLESAPILPTTSQPAVGDMIQTFEKALAAHDQVIAVLLSSGLSGTYASAVTAANMVGGDITVIDSQITSEPMARMAIEAATMARDGKNKEEILAHVERLIRTAKAFFVVDQLDHLHRGGRIGGAAALFGSLLQIKPILTVQDGKIELFEKVRTKRKALDRIIELVKQNIDPDHLQINVIHTRRLEEAQQLEQRVSEEFPGAITEIHELSPVISTHVGPGILALFYYQRP, translated from the coding sequence ATGGCCAAAATTGCGATTGTCACGGACAGTACTGCAGCAATTCCACCGGAAGTTGCCCAGGAACTCAATATTTTTATCCTGCCTCTTGTTGTAAATTTGGGGGAAGACAGCTTTAAAGAAGGCATTGATATACATACAGATCAATTTTTTCAATTGTTGGAAAGCGCGCCGATATTGCCGACAACATCCCAACCGGCAGTGGGAGATATGATTCAGACATTTGAAAAAGCGCTTGCAGCACATGATCAGGTAATCGCGGTTCTTCTTTCGTCTGGATTAAGCGGTACATACGCTTCCGCAGTTACTGCAGCCAATATGGTCGGGGGTGATATCACCGTTATCGACTCCCAAATCACGAGCGAACCGATGGCCCGCATGGCAATCGAAGCGGCGACAATGGCACGGGACGGGAAAAACAAGGAAGAGATTCTCGCACATGTGGAAAGATTGATCCGTACAGCAAAAGCATTTTTCGTCGTTGACCAACTGGATCATCTGCATCGAGGCGGGCGAATCGGCGGTGCGGCCGCTTTGTTTGGTTCCCTTTTGCAAATCAAACCGATCCTGACTGTTCAGGATGGGAAAATTGAGTTGTTCGAAAAAGTACGAACAAAGCGCAAAGCACTCGATCGCATCATCGAATTGGTCAAACAAAACATAGACCCTGACCATTTGCAAATCAATGTGATCCACACGCGGCGTCTGGAAGAAGCGCAGCAATTGGAACAGCGTGTGTCAGAGGAATTTCCGGGGGCTATTACAGAAATTCATGAGTTAAGTCCGGTCATTAGCACACATGTCGGTCCGGGTATTTTGGCTTTATTTTATTATCAAAGGCCATAG
- a CDS encoding J domain-containing protein produces the protein MEATKKPTRKRRSKPKVENYYKILGVRANARPERIKESYIQLVKQYPPQQYPEEFQRIRRAYETLRDPAKRQEYDLMRKFGGSIENMLNEAVEYMEQEKWTDAEKLLTQILDISPNMLGAGIGLMHVQILKGDLEQFERQSRQLLERTDSIEDQVKILVIKAKFLLDEDHTEKALDVLQQLQEQYPEYATMYRRLYIHVYQALGREEEVWNLIESELPSVETQEPEHIFLFIEWINAMVRTGKWQIKDKVQKRVRQFLKSIQAEDDKLLVISALIDEYEGFFEAAMFREAELFMDLIHFSDPKHPLVLDERKDLQNLVRIQKEIDRMAIDRDLFPLVFMKASKWFWDEFDDSDASSMYDQMLPKELVQEMEFMHEEMAVGINRLKKRYPIVYRRYQSKWDQLFEEKTAGLNREARRRLGK, from the coding sequence ATGGAAGCCACAAAAAAACCGACGCGAAAAAGACGGAGCAAGCCAAAGGTCGAAAATTATTATAAGATTTTGGGCGTACGTGCAAATGCCAGACCGGAAAGAATCAAAGAAAGTTATATTCAACTGGTAAAACAGTACCCGCCCCAACAGTATCCCGAAGAATTTCAACGAATTCGAAGAGCTTACGAGACGTTGCGCGATCCTGCAAAACGGCAGGAATACGATTTGATGCGCAAATTCGGCGGTTCCATTGAAAATATGCTAAATGAAGCCGTGGAGTATATGGAGCAGGAGAAATGGACAGATGCCGAGAAATTATTAACGCAAATTCTCGATATTTCTCCGAACATGCTAGGTGCAGGTATTGGACTCATGCATGTGCAAATATTGAAAGGCGATTTGGAACAGTTTGAGCGGCAATCCCGACAGCTCTTGGAACGAACGGACTCAATCGAGGATCAGGTGAAGATACTCGTCATCAAGGCGAAATTCCTTCTTGATGAGGATCATACTGAAAAAGCCCTTGATGTATTGCAGCAATTGCAGGAGCAATACCCGGAATACGCAACCATGTATCGGAGGTTGTATATTCATGTGTATCAGGCATTGGGGCGGGAGGAAGAAGTTTGGAATCTGATTGAATCTGAATTGCCGTCGGTCGAAACGCAGGAACCTGAGCACATTTTCCTGTTTATCGAGTGGATCAATGCGATGGTCCGAACGGGAAAGTGGCAGATCAAAGATAAAGTTCAAAAAAGAGTGCGGCAGTTTTTAAAATCCATTCAGGCGGAAGATGATAAGCTGTTGGTGATCAGCGCTCTGATTGATGAATACGAAGGATTTTTTGAAGCTGCGATGTTTCGTGAAGCGGAACTGTTTATGGATCTGATTCATTTTTCGGATCCGAAACACCCGTTGGTACTGGATGAAAGAAAGGACTTGCAAAATCTGGTCCGCATTCAAAAAGAAATCGATCGCATGGCCATCGACAGGGATTTATTCCCGTTGGTATTCATGAAGGCTTCGAAATGGTTTTGGGATGAATTCGACGACTCTGATGCCTCCTCCATGTATGATCAAATGCTTCCCAAGGAGCTTGTGCAGGAAATGGAATTCATGCATGAGGAAATGGCTGTAGGCATCAATCGCCTGAAGAAGAGGTATCCGATTGTGTATCGACGCTATCAGAGCAAGTGGGATCAATTGTTTGAGGAGAAAACAGCCGGCCTGAACCGTGAAGCCCGACGACGATTGGGCAAATGA